A genomic segment from Streptomyces sp. NBC_00237 encodes:
- a CDS encoding DUF6230 family protein translates to MSSQVRGGTRWRRFAVVMVPSVAATAAIGVAMAQGALAASFSVSGQDFKVTTDKLDGTGFVQYGSIAEGTDLKGNPALHPVAVSGFKSAKITNMCQSVVTPDVPIFGSISLMLKAGTDAAKPVEAENIYLDVADLDADAEFSNIDIGVAAGKATKGPGIQKGTKANPFGFAQQADKAVLTNVKQRAWATSAGTFKLNGLSLRLHKGVKECY, encoded by the coding sequence ATGAGTTCCCAAGTACGCGGTGGAACCAGATGGCGTCGCTTCGCGGTCGTCATGGTGCCGAGCGTTGCCGCTACCGCGGCGATAGGCGTGGCCATGGCCCAGGGCGCGCTGGCGGCTTCGTTCAGCGTCTCCGGCCAGGACTTCAAGGTCACCACCGACAAGCTCGACGGCACGGGCTTCGTGCAGTACGGCTCGATCGCCGAAGGCACCGACCTGAAGGGGAACCCGGCCCTTCACCCGGTCGCGGTCTCCGGCTTCAAGTCGGCCAAGATCACGAACATGTGCCAGTCGGTCGTCACGCCCGACGTCCCGATCTTCGGCAGCATCAGCCTGATGCTGAAGGCCGGTACGGACGCGGCCAAGCCGGTCGAGGCCGAGAACATCTACCTCGACGTCGCCGACCTCGACGCCGACGCCGAGTTCTCGAACATCGACATCGGTGTCGCCGCGGGCAAGGCCACCAAGGGCCCCGGCATCCAGAAGGGCACGAAGGCCAACCCCTTCGGCTTCGCGCAGCAGGCCGACAAGGCCGTGCTGACGAACGTGAAGCAGCGCGCCTGGGCGACCTCGGCGGGCACGTTCAAGCTCAACGGCCTGAGCCTGCGCCTGCACAAGGGCGTCAAGGAGTGCTACTAA
- a CDS encoding cation:dicarboxylase symporter family transporter, translated as MAAAETEAERTGGAGAGPKRRDRSHFLYLAVILAVLLGITVGFLAPGVAKDLKPIGTGFVNLIKMLISPIIFCTIVLGIGSVRKAAKVGAVGGLALGYFMVMSTVALGIGLIVGNLIHPGTDLDLDAHKGEGAKQAQGASESTADFLLGIIPKTLVSAFTEGSVLQTLFVALLVGFALQAMGRAGEPVLRGVGHIQRLVFRVLAMVMWAAPVGAFGAIAAVVGETGGKALAALATIMIAFYITCALFVFVVLGAILKLCTGMNIFSLLKYLGREFLLILSTSSSETALPRLIAKMEHLGVSKPVVGITVPTGYSFNLDGTAIYLTMASLFIANALGDPLKIGEQIALLGFMIIASKGAAGVTGAGLATLAGGLQSHRPEMVDGVGLIVGIDRFMSEARALTNFAGNAVATVLVGTWTKEIDKERVGLVLSGRAPFDEQTLLDDGHGGADASVPHPSREPSAAGPSPAK; from the coding sequence GTGGCCGCAGCGGAGACGGAAGCGGAGCGGACGGGCGGGGCGGGGGCCGGTCCGAAGAGGCGGGACCGGTCGCACTTCCTCTATCTGGCGGTGATCCTCGCGGTGCTGCTGGGCATCACCGTCGGATTCCTGGCCCCGGGCGTGGCCAAGGACCTGAAGCCGATCGGCACCGGCTTCGTGAACCTGATCAAGATGCTGATCTCGCCGATCATCTTCTGCACGATCGTGCTGGGCATCGGCTCCGTCCGCAAGGCCGCCAAGGTGGGTGCGGTGGGCGGGCTCGCCCTCGGCTACTTCATGGTGATGTCGACCGTCGCACTCGGCATCGGCCTGATCGTCGGCAACCTGATCCACCCGGGTACGGACCTCGACCTCGACGCCCACAAGGGCGAGGGCGCGAAGCAGGCGCAGGGGGCGAGCGAGAGCACGGCGGACTTCCTGCTGGGCATCATTCCCAAGACCCTCGTGTCCGCCTTCACCGAAGGGTCGGTGCTCCAGACCCTCTTCGTCGCGCTCCTCGTGGGCTTCGCGCTCCAGGCGATGGGCCGGGCGGGGGAGCCGGTGCTGCGCGGCGTCGGACACATCCAGCGGCTCGTCTTCCGCGTGCTGGCGATGGTGATGTGGGCGGCTCCGGTCGGGGCCTTCGGGGCCATCGCGGCGGTGGTCGGCGAGACCGGCGGCAAGGCGCTCGCCGCACTCGCCACGATCATGATCGCCTTCTACATCACGTGTGCGCTCTTCGTCTTCGTCGTGCTCGGCGCGATCCTGAAGCTGTGCACGGGGATGAACATCTTCAGCCTGCTGAAGTACCTGGGCCGCGAATTCCTGCTCATCCTGTCGACCTCGTCATCGGAGACGGCGCTGCCGAGGCTGATCGCGAAGATGGAACACCTGGGCGTGAGCAAGCCGGTCGTCGGCATCACGGTCCCGACGGGCTACTCCTTCAACCTGGACGGCACGGCCATCTACCTGACGATGGCGTCCCTCTTCATCGCGAACGCGCTCGGCGACCCGCTGAAGATCGGCGAGCAGATCGCCCTGCTCGGCTTCATGATCATCGCCTCGAAGGGTGCGGCGGGGGTCACGGGCGCCGGCCTGGCGACCCTGGCGGGCGGACTCCAGTCGCACCGCCCGGAGATGGTCGACGGGGTCGGCCTGATCGTCGGCATCGACCGCTTCATGAGCGAGGCGCGGGCGCTGACGAACTTCGCGGGGAACGCGGTGGCGACGGTGCTGGTGGGGACGTGGACGAAGGAGATCGACAAGGAGCGGGTGGGGCTGG
- the pyk gene encoding pyruvate kinase, whose translation MRRSKIVCTLGPAVDSHEQLVALIEAGMSVARFNFSHGTQEEHQGRYDRVRKAAAETGRAVGVLADLQGPKIRLAKFAEGPVELVRGDEFTITAEDVPGDKSICGTTYKGLPGDVQKGDPILINDGNVELKVVSVDGPRVKTIVIEGGVISDHKGINLPGAAVNVPALSEKDVEDLRFALRMGCDLVALSFVRDANDVKDVHKVMDEEGRRVPVIAKVEKPQAVEHMEGIVAAFDGVMVARGDLAVEYPLEKVPMVQKRLVELCRRNAKPVIVATQMMESMITNSRPTRAEASDVANAILDGADAVMLSAESSVGAYPIETVKTMSKIVVAAEEELLSKGLQPLVPGKKPRTQGGSVARAACEIADFLDGKALVAFTKSGDTARRLSRYRAAQPILAFTTDEGTRNQLALSWGVESFVVPHVHNTDAMVDLVDAELLKLQRYNNGDTMIITAGSPPGIPGTTNMVRVHHLGGEEATA comes from the coding sequence ATGCGCCGTTCCAAAATCGTCTGCACCCTTGGCCCCGCCGTCGACTCGCACGAGCAGCTCGTCGCTCTGATCGAAGCCGGCATGAGCGTGGCCCGATTCAACTTCAGCCACGGCACCCAGGAGGAGCACCAGGGCCGGTACGACCGCGTCCGCAAGGCCGCCGCCGAGACCGGCCGCGCGGTGGGCGTGCTCGCCGACCTCCAGGGTCCGAAGATCCGCCTGGCGAAGTTCGCCGAGGGCCCCGTCGAGCTGGTCCGAGGTGACGAGTTCACCATCACCGCCGAGGACGTCCCGGGCGACAAGTCCATCTGCGGCACCACGTACAAGGGTCTGCCGGGCGACGTCCAGAAGGGCGACCCGATCCTCATCAACGACGGCAACGTCGAGCTGAAGGTCGTGTCGGTCGACGGCCCGCGCGTGAAGACGATCGTCATCGAGGGCGGTGTCATCTCCGACCACAAGGGCATCAACCTGCCCGGCGCGGCGGTGAACGTCCCGGCCCTGTCCGAGAAGGACGTCGAGGACCTCCGCTTCGCACTGCGCATGGGCTGCGACCTGGTCGCCCTGTCCTTCGTCCGCGACGCCAACGACGTCAAGGACGTCCACAAGGTGATGGACGAGGAGGGCCGCCGGGTCCCCGTCATCGCCAAGGTGGAGAAGCCGCAGGCCGTCGAGCACATGGAGGGCATCGTCGCGGCCTTCGACGGCGTCATGGTGGCCCGTGGCGACCTGGCCGTCGAGTACCCGCTCGAAAAGGTCCCGATGGTGCAGAAGCGCCTGGTGGAGCTGTGCCGCCGCAACGCCAAGCCGGTGATCGTGGCGACCCAGATGATGGAGTCGATGATCACCAACTCCCGCCCGACGCGCGCGGAGGCGTCCGACGTCGCCAACGCGATCCTCGACGGCGCGGACGCGGTCATGCTCTCGGCCGAGTCCTCGGTCGGCGCGTACCCGATCGAGACCGTCAAGACGATGTCGAAGATCGTCGTCGCGGCCGAGGAGGAGCTCCTCTCCAAGGGCCTCCAGCCCCTGGTCCCCGGCAAGAAGCCCCGCACCCAGGGCGGCTCCGTCGCCCGCGCGGCCTGCGAGATCGCCGACTTCCTCGACGGCAAGGCCCTGGTCGCCTTCACCAAGTCCGGCGACACGGCCCGCCGCCTGTCCCGCTACCGCGCGGCCCAGCCGATCCTGGCCTTCACCACGGACGAGGGCACCCGCAACCAGCTCGCGCTGAGCTGGGGCGTCGAGTCCTTCGTGGTCCCCCACGTGCACAACACGGACGCGATGGTCGACCTGGTCGACGCCGAGCTGCTGAAGCTCCAGCGCTACAACAACGGTGACACCATGATCATCACTGCGGGCTCGCCCCCCGGCATCCCCGGCACCACGAACATGGTCCGGGTCCACCACCTGGGCGGCGAAGAGGCCACCGCCTGA
- a CDS encoding TetR/AcrR family transcriptional regulator, translating to MSTPATPATPAQPRNEPGNGPGVGPGVGPGNGPRTGRPRSAAADEAILAATRDALVELGWSKLTMGDVAQRAGVAKTTLYRRWAHKNELVVDAVAVLFDELELPDRGSLLEDVQGVVLQFAALLERPETKTALMAVVAESTRDTALRERIRSAIVDRQKRLVLLGRERAQARGELPYEESSVQAARNADLIFDVIAGAVVHRALVSAEPVDATWARNFTALLVGGLGGVSPG from the coding sequence ATGTCCACCCCCGCCACTCCCGCCACTCCTGCGCAGCCCCGTAACGAACCCGGCAACGGACCCGGTGTCGGACCCGGTGTCGGACCCGGCAACGGCCCCCGTACCGGACGCCCGCGCAGCGCCGCCGCCGACGAGGCGATCCTCGCGGCGACGCGGGACGCGCTGGTGGAGCTGGGCTGGTCGAAGCTGACGATGGGCGACGTGGCACAGCGCGCCGGGGTCGCCAAGACCACCCTCTACCGGCGCTGGGCGCACAAGAACGAGCTGGTCGTGGACGCGGTCGCGGTCCTCTTCGACGAGCTGGAGCTGCCCGACCGGGGCAGCCTGCTGGAGGACGTACAGGGTGTGGTGCTGCAGTTCGCGGCGCTGCTTGAGCGGCCGGAGACGAAGACCGCGCTGATGGCGGTGGTCGCGGAGTCGACCCGGGACACGGCCCTGCGCGAGCGCATCCGCTCGGCGATCGTGGACCGCCAGAAGCGCCTCGTGCTCCTGGGCCGGGAACGCGCGCAGGCCCGCGGCGAGCTGCCGTACGAGGAGTCCTCCGTACAGGCAGCCCGCAACGCGGACCTGATCTTCGACGTGATCGCCGGGGCCGTCGTGCACCGGGCCCTGGTGAGCGCGGAGCCGGTGGACGCGACGTGGGCGCGCAATTTCACGGCGCTGCTGGTGGGGGGCCTGGGCGGGGTGTCCCCCGGGTGA
- the pta gene encoding phosphate acetyltransferase: MTRSVYVTGIDRGDGRQVVELGVMELLTRQVDRVGVFRPLVHDGPDRLFDLLRARYRLSQDPATVYGMDYQEASALQAEKGTDELVSQLVDRFHKVARGYEVVLVLGTDFADTQLPDELALNARLANEFGASVIPVVGGKNQTAESVRSEARNAFRAYASLGCDVLAMVVNRVAPADRAVVAERLESRLPVPAYVLPDEPALAAPTVAQITQALGGTVLLGDDAGLARDALDFVFGGAMLPNFLNALTPGCLVVAPGDRSDLVVGALAAHSAGTPPIAGVLLTLDERPGPEILTLASRLAPGTPVISVAGGSFPTAGELFALEGKLNAATPRKAETALGLFERHVDTTDLLARISVARSGRVTPMMFEHELLEQARADRRRVVLPEGTEERVLRAADVLLRRDVCDLTLLGDVDVIRKKAADLGIDLASTQLIDPHTSELRQRFAERYAEMRAHKGATVELAYDVVADVNYFGTLMVQEGLADGMVSGSVHSTAATIRPAFEIIKTKPDAKIVSSVFFMCLADKVLVYGDCAVNPDPNAVQLADIAIQSAGTAAQFGVAPRMAMLSYSTGTSGAGADVDKVREATELVRSSRPDLLVEGPIQYDAAVEPSVAATKLPGSEVAGQASVLIFPDLNTGNNTYKAVQRSAGAVAVGPVLQGLRKPVNDLSRGALVQDIVNTVAITAIQAQGDPS, translated from the coding sequence GTGACGCGCAGCGTGTACGTGACGGGCATCGACCGGGGGGACGGCCGTCAGGTCGTCGAGCTGGGAGTCATGGAACTCCTGACCCGCCAGGTGGACCGGGTGGGCGTCTTCCGCCCCCTGGTGCACGACGGACCCGACCGCCTCTTCGACCTGCTCCGCGCCCGCTACCGGCTGTCCCAGGACCCGGCGACGGTATACGGCATGGACTACCAAGAGGCGTCCGCGCTCCAGGCCGAGAAGGGCACCGACGAGCTGGTCTCCCAGCTGGTCGACCGCTTCCACAAGGTGGCGCGCGGCTACGAGGTCGTCCTCGTGCTCGGTACGGACTTCGCCGACACCCAGCTCCCCGACGAGCTGGCGCTCAACGCGCGCCTGGCCAACGAGTTCGGCGCGTCCGTCATACCCGTCGTCGGCGGCAAGAACCAGACCGCCGAGTCCGTGCGCTCCGAAGCCCGCAACGCCTTCCGGGCGTACGCGAGCCTGGGCTGCGACGTCCTGGCGATGGTCGTCAACCGGGTCGCCCCGGCCGACCGCGCCGTGGTCGCCGAGCGCCTGGAGAGCCGCCTGCCGGTCCCCGCGTACGTCCTCCCCGACGAGCCCGCCCTCGCCGCGCCGACGGTCGCGCAGATCACCCAGGCCCTGGGCGGGACGGTCCTGCTGGGCGACGACGCGGGGCTCGCCCGCGACGCCCTGGACTTCGTCTTCGGTGGTGCGATGCTGCCGAACTTCCTCAACGCCCTGACCCCCGGCTGCCTGGTCGTCGCCCCCGGTGACCGCTCCGACCTGGTGGTCGGCGCGCTGGCCGCGCACAGCGCCGGTACGCCGCCGATCGCGGGCGTCCTGCTCACCCTGGACGAGCGCCCCGGCCCGGAGATCCTGACCCTGGCCTCGCGGCTGGCGCCCGGAACGCCGGTGATCTCGGTGGCGGGCGGGTCCTTCCCGACGGCGGGCGAGCTGTTCGCGCTGGAGGGCAAGCTGAACGCGGCCACCCCGCGCAAGGCGGAGACCGCCCTCGGTCTCTTCGAGCGACATGTCGACACCACGGACCTGCTGGCCCGGATCTCGGTCGCCCGCAGCGGTCGCGTGACGCCCATGATGTTCGAGCACGAACTCCTCGAACAGGCCCGCGCCGACCGGCGCCGCGTCGTCCTCCCCGAGGGCACCGAGGAGCGCGTCCTGCGCGCGGCGGACGTGCTCCTGCGCCGCGACGTCTGCGACCTGACCCTCCTCGGCGACGTCGACGTCATCCGCAAGAAGGCCGCCGACCTGGGCATCGACCTCGCCTCGACCCAGCTCATCGACCCGCACACCTCGGAGCTGCGCCAGCGCTTCGCGGAGCGGTACGCGGAGATGCGGGCCCACAAGGGCGCGACGGTGGAGCTGGCGTACGACGTCGTCGCCGACGTGAACTACTTCGGCACGCTGATGGTCCAGGAGGGCCTGGCCGACGGCATGGTCTCCGGCTCCGTCCACTCGACGGCGGCCACCATCCGCCCCGCCTTCGAGATCATCAAGACGAAGCCGGACGCGAAGATCGTCTCCTCGGTCTTCTTCATGTGCCTCGCCGACAAGGTCCTGGTCTACGGCGACTGCGCGGTCAACCCCGACCCGAACGCGGTCCAGCTCGCGGACATCGCGATCCAGTCGGCGGGCACGGCGGCCCAGTTCGGGGTGGCGCCCCGGATGGCGATGCTGTCCTACTCGACCGGCACCTCGGGCGCGGGCGCGGACGTCGACAAGGTCCGCGAGGCGACGGAGCTGGTCCGTTCCTCGCGCCCGGACCTGCTCGTCGAGGGTCCGATCCAGTACGACGCCGCCGTCGAGCCCTCGGTCGCCGCGACCAAGCTCCCCGGCTCCGAAGTCGCGGGCCAGGCAAGCGTGTTGATCTTCCCGGACCTGAACACGGGCAACAACACCTACAAGGCGGTCCAGCGCTCCGCGGGCGCCGTGGCGGTCGGCCCGGTCCTCCAGGGCCTCCGCAAGCCGGTCAACGACCTGTCGCGCGGCGCCCTGGTCCAGGACATCGTCAACACGGTCGCCATCACGGCCATCCAGGCCCAGGGAGACCCGTCATGA
- a CDS encoding acetate kinase yields MTSTPTPTRILVLNSGSSSVKYQLLDMRDRSRLAVGLVEKIGEQTSALAHTPLLGPAAGQKRTQETRFADHAEALQAVALELAADGIGLDSPELAAIGHRVVHGGLKFSAPTVITDEVMAEIERLVPVAPLHNPANITGIKTAQALRPDLPQVAVFDTAFHTTMPEHAARYAIDVETADAHRIRRYGFHGTSHAYVSRKTAELLGKTPEEVNVIVLHLGNGASASAVAGGRCVDTSMGLTPLEGLVMGTRSGDLDPAVIFHLERVAGMSTDEIDTLLNKKSGLVGLCGDNDMREIRRRIDAGDKQAELAFEIYIHRLKKYIGAYSAVLGKVDAVAFTAGVGENAAPVREAAVAGLAELGLAVDLELNSVRSDEPRIISPEYARVAVAVVPTDEELEIATQVYSLVSA; encoded by the coding sequence GTGACCTCCACCCCCACCCCCACCCGCATCCTCGTCCTCAACTCCGGCTCCTCCTCCGTCAAGTACCAGCTCCTCGACATGCGCGACCGCTCCCGCCTCGCCGTCGGCCTCGTCGAGAAGATCGGCGAGCAGACCTCCGCGCTCGCCCACACCCCCCTCCTCGGCCCGGCCGCCGGCCAGAAGCGCACCCAGGAGACCCGCTTCGCCGACCACGCCGAAGCCCTCCAGGCCGTCGCCCTGGAGCTCGCCGCCGACGGCATCGGCCTGGACTCCCCCGAACTGGCCGCGATCGGCCACCGCGTCGTCCACGGCGGCCTGAAGTTCTCCGCGCCGACCGTCATCACGGACGAGGTCATGGCGGAGATCGAGCGCCTGGTCCCCGTCGCGCCCCTGCACAACCCCGCCAACATCACCGGCATCAAGACGGCCCAGGCCCTGCGCCCCGACCTTCCCCAGGTCGCCGTCTTCGACACCGCGTTCCACACGACGATGCCGGAGCACGCGGCCCGCTACGCGATCGACGTCGAGACCGCCGACGCCCACCGCATCCGCCGCTACGGCTTCCACGGCACCTCACACGCCTACGTGTCCCGCAAGACGGCGGAACTCCTCGGCAAGACCCCGGAAGAGGTCAACGTCATCGTCCTGCACCTCGGCAACGGAGCCTCCGCCTCCGCCGTCGCGGGCGGTCGCTGCGTGGACACCTCCATGGGCCTCACCCCCCTCGAAGGGCTGGTGATGGGCACCCGTTCCGGCGATCTCGACCCGGCGGTGATCTTCCACCTGGAGCGGGTAGCCGGAATGTCGACCGACGAAATCGACACGCTCCTCAACAAGAAGAGCGGTCTCGTCGGACTCTGCGGCGACAACGACATGCGGGAAATCCGCCGTCGTATCGACGCGGGCGACAAGCAGGCCGAACTCGCCTTCGAGATCTACATCCACCGGCTGAAGAAGTACATCGGCGCCTACTCCGCCGTACTCGGCAAGGTGGACGCGGTGGCCTTCACGGCGGGCGTCGGTGAGAACGCCGCCCCGGTGCGCGAGGCGGCCGTGGCGGGCCTGGCGGAACTGGGTCTGGCGGTGGACCTGGAACTCAATTCCGTACGTTCCGACGAACCCCGGATCATTTCGCCGGAGTACGCCCGGGTAGCCGTGGCCGTTGTACCGACCGACGAAGAACTGGAAATCGCGACCCAGGTCTACTCCCTGGTCAGCGCCTAA
- a CDS encoding DUF6114 domain-containing protein produces the protein MSAETSVPSESRDFHYWRLRFRAWRGVRPFWAGLLTILGGVPIMYFPYNDLKMGALTLTMATTAGAGSLIIGVLLVTLGLTMWFHSIVRIFAGVAAILLALVSIPVSNIGGFIVGFLLALLGGAMSIAWAPAKGAAAPAPVEPAASAPAASAPAGAVASAGTYPGPGGPETPAEQTMALTQVPPQAEPSEGSQPKANLTKSAPASAPEGRGTGPGDTNTTTDTSVDANGRRNSAG, from the coding sequence ATGAGCGCCGAGACCTCGGTTCCGAGCGAGAGCCGCGATTTCCACTACTGGCGGCTGCGTTTCCGCGCCTGGCGGGGCGTCCGGCCGTTCTGGGCGGGACTCCTCACCATCCTCGGTGGCGTCCCGATCATGTATTTCCCGTACAACGACCTCAAAATGGGCGCGCTCACGCTCACCATGGCGACGACGGCGGGCGCGGGCTCGCTGATCATCGGCGTCCTGCTGGTCACTCTCGGCCTCACGATGTGGTTCCACTCCATCGTGCGGATCTTCGCCGGTGTGGCCGCGATCCTGCTGGCCCTGGTCTCCATCCCGGTGTCGAACATCGGCGGCTTCATCGTCGGCTTCCTGCTGGCGCTGCTCGGCGGTGCGATGTCGATCGCGTGGGCCCCGGCGAAGGGGGCGGCCGCACCGGCTCCGGTGGAGCCCGCCGCTTCCGCTCCCGCCGCTTCCGCTCCCGCCGGGGCTGTCGCTTCGGCCGGTACGTACCCGGGCCCGGGCGGTCCGGAAACGCCGGCCGAGCAGACGATGGCCCTGACGCAGGTGCCGCCGCAGGCGGAGCCCTCCGAGGGCTCGCAGCCGAAGGCGAACCTCACGAAGTCCGCGCCCGCGTCCGCGCCCGAGGGCCGGGGGACCGGTCCGGGCGACACGAACACGACGACTGACACATCTGTCGACGCCAATGGCAGGAGGAACAGTGCGGGGTGA
- a CDS encoding tetratricopeptide repeat protein has protein sequence MQPRNMSMSGVVDLAAVKAANEAKQKAEQARAEAARQGGAPAVPASNLVFDVDEAGFETSVLQLASEVPVVVAFWSRRSEQSEQLVQQLADLAVEYRGRFVLAKVEGESAPMLLQQFAVQGVPAVFAVVAGQALPLFQGVAPEEQVRATLDQLIQVGEERFGLTGIPVADGPAPVDAPAPVGPYDALLDAAMDALNVNDFAGAVRAYQNVLADDPANPDAKAGLAQAELLGRVTQLDPQQTRKDAAERPADVPAQIAAAELDLAGGHIEDAFGRLVDTVRVTAGDDRDAARVRLLELFEVVGADDPRVSAARTKLARVLF, from the coding sequence ATGCAGCCTAGGAACATGTCCATGAGCGGCGTCGTCGACCTCGCCGCGGTGAAAGCGGCCAACGAGGCCAAGCAGAAGGCGGAACAGGCGCGCGCCGAAGCCGCCCGGCAGGGCGGCGCACCGGCCGTACCCGCCTCGAACCTCGTGTTCGACGTCGACGAGGCCGGATTCGAGACCTCCGTACTCCAGCTCGCCTCCGAGGTGCCGGTCGTCGTGGCCTTCTGGTCGCGCCGTTCCGAGCAGAGCGAGCAGCTGGTCCAGCAGCTCGCGGACCTCGCGGTCGAGTACCGGGGGCGCTTCGTCCTCGCCAAGGTCGAGGGCGAGAGCGCCCCGATGCTCCTTCAGCAGTTCGCCGTCCAGGGCGTACCGGCCGTCTTCGCCGTCGTCGCGGGACAGGCGCTGCCGCTCTTCCAGGGCGTCGCGCCCGAGGAGCAGGTCCGGGCCACCCTCGACCAGCTGATCCAGGTCGGCGAGGAGCGCTTCGGGCTGACCGGCATCCCGGTCGCGGACGGCCCCGCGCCGGTCGACGCCCCGGCGCCGGTCGGCCCGTACGACGCGCTGCTCGACGCCGCGATGGACGCGCTGAACGTCAACGACTTCGCGGGCGCGGTCCGGGCGTACCAGAACGTACTCGCCGACGACCCGGCGAACCCGGACGCGAAGGCCGGTCTCGCGCAGGCCGAACTGCTGGGCCGCGTCACGCAGTTGGACCCGCAGCAGACCCGCAAGGACGCCGCCGAGCGCCCGGCGGACGTGCCCGCGCAGATCGCCGCCGCCGAACTCGACCTCGCGGGCGGCCACATCGAGGACGCCTTCGGGCGGCTCGTGGACACGGTGCGCGTGACGGCCGGGGACGACCGGGACGCGGCGCGCGTACGGCTGCTCGAACTCTTCGAGGTCGTCGGGGCGGACGACCCCCGGGTGAGCGCGGCGCGGACGAAGCTGGCGCGGGTGCTGTTCTAG
- a CDS encoding helix-turn-helix transcriptional regulator: protein MLPGHVAYGLRAQYGLDVGPDLVTAWERGLRAPDSREVSALAGVLWCDPADLLYAARSLREHRTVRGVAPADLARRVGISLDAYQKMEVSGRWRGTERQSAALIAALGLSPAQFVTAAGRDRELAELLESAVTTRWQAYVKPLAKLVPVDRAVLEDALPRLHADYQSRMVATLGWGGGVGDAGDGAAGREFLEEIVGHFWARVRGR, encoded by the coding sequence ATGCTGCCGGGCCATGTCGCGTACGGGCTGCGGGCGCAGTACGGGCTGGATGTGGGGCCCGACCTCGTCACCGCGTGGGAGCGGGGGCTGCGGGCGCCCGACAGCCGTGAAGTGTCCGCGCTGGCGGGGGTGTTGTGGTGCGACCCCGCCGACCTCCTCTACGCCGCGCGCTCCTTGCGCGAGCACCGTACGGTGCGGGGCGTGGCCCCGGCGGACCTGGCCCGGCGGGTCGGGATCAGCCTGGACGCGTACCAGAAGATGGAGGTGAGCGGGCGGTGGCGCGGCACCGAGCGGCAGTCGGCCGCGCTCATCGCGGCGCTCGGGCTCTCCCCCGCCCAGTTCGTCACCGCCGCCGGACGGGACCGCGAGCTGGCCGAGCTGCTGGAGAGCGCGGTGACCACGCGCTGGCAGGCGTACGTGAAGCCGCTCGCCAAGCTCGTGCCGGTGGACCGCGCCGTGCTGGAGGACGCCCTGCCCCGGCTGCACGCCGACTACCAGTCGCGCATGGTGGCGACCCTGGGGTGGGGCGGCGGGGTCGGCGACGCGGGGGACGGGGCTGCGGGGCGGGAGTTCCTGGAGGAGATCGTGGGGCACTTCTGGGCGCGGGTCCGGGGGCGGTAG
- a CDS encoding ATP-dependent 6-phosphofructokinase: MRIGVLTAGGDCPGLNAVIRSVVHRAVAGHNDEVIGFEDGFKGLLDGHYRPLDLNAVSGILPRGGTILGSARLERDRLREAAENCAELTAKYGIDVLIPIGGEGTLTAARMLSDAGMPVVGVPKTIDNDINGTDRTFGFDTAVGVATEAIDRLKTTAESHQRVMVVEVMGRHAGWIALESGMAGGAHGICLPERPFEIDSLVKMVEERFARGKKFAVICVAEGARPAQGTMPYEKGVIDQFGHERFTGIGTRLAVELETRLGKEARPVILGHVQRGGTPTAYDRVLATRFGWHAVEAAHAGHFGKMTALRGTSIRMVPLAEGVTELKTVPEDRMYEAESVF; encoded by the coding sequence ATGCGTATCGGAGTTCTCACCGCAGGCGGCGACTGTCCCGGGCTGAACGCAGTGATCCGGTCGGTCGTGCACCGTGCCGTAGCCGGTCACAACGACGAGGTCATCGGGTTCGAGGACGGCTTCAAGGGCCTCCTCGACGGTCACTACCGTCCCCTCGACCTCAACGCGGTCAGTGGCATCCTCCCGCGCGGCGGCACCATCCTCGGCTCGGCCCGCCTGGAGCGCGACCGGCTGCGCGAGGCCGCCGAGAACTGCGCCGAGCTCACCGCCAAGTACGGCATCGACGTCCTCATCCCGATCGGCGGCGAGGGCACCCTCACCGCCGCCCGGATGCTCTCGGACGCCGGAATGCCGGTCGTCGGCGTACCGAAGACCATCGACAACGACATCAACGGCACCGACCGCACCTTCGGCTTCGACACCGCCGTCGGCGTCGCGACCGAGGCCATAGACCGCCTGAAGACGACCGCCGAGTCCCACCAGCGCGTGATGGTCGTCGAGGTCATGGGCCGCCACGCGGGCTGGATCGCCCTGGAGTCCGGCATGGCGGGCGGCGCCCACGGCATCTGCCTGCCCGAGCGCCCCTTCGAGATCGACTCGCTCGTCAAGATGGTCGAGGAGCGCTTCGCGCGCGGCAAGAAGTTCGCCGTCATCTGCGTCGCGGAAGGCGCGCGTCCGGCGCAGGGCACCATGCCGTACGAGAAGGGCGTCATCGACCAGTTCGGTCACGAGCGCTTCACCGGCATCGGCACCCGCCTCGCCGTCGAGCTGGAGACCCGGCTCGGCAAGGAGGCCCGACCGGTCATTCTCGGCCACGTCCAGCGCGGCGGCACCCCCACCGCGTACGACCGCGTCCTCGCGACGCGCTTCGGCTGGCACGCGGTGGAGGCGGCGCACGCCGGGCACTTCGGCAAGATGACCGCGCTGCGCGGCACGAGCATTCGGATGGTTCCGCTGGCAGAGGGCGTGACCGAGCTCAAGACGGTCCCCGAGGACCGGATGTACGAGGCCGAGTCGGTCTTCTAG